The Nitrospirota bacterium nucleotide sequence GGCGAATTCCTTTACTGTTGTGCCTTCCTGAAATTTAATAACACGCTTCCTCGGCTGGGTGATCTGGGGAGGCGGAGCAGGTTCTGTCTTCTGGGCAAACGGCCTTTTGTCGTGCTTTTTGAACTGGGGTTTGAAATCCTGGATCTTCTTTGTTACATCAACCCTTCTTATGGAATCAAAGGCCCGCTGCATCCCGGGTTTGGCCTTGAACTTATCAAGCTTTCCGCGCTCGATCTCTTTTTTGAACCTGTCAAGGACCAATAAGTCTTCTTCTTCTGTTGTAGTTGCCGGTTTTGCTTTGGTCTCTAAGGGCGCAACTGGCGGCTTCGCGGCCGGCGGCTTGACCTCTTTAACAGGTTCTTTGTGGGCCGGTTTAGCCGGGGCTTCGGGTTTATGTTCTTTAACGGGTTTCTCAGTCTTCGGTTTTTCAACAGAATGTCTTATAACAGCCGGGGCTTTCTCAACAGGTTTGGCTGCTTCCGCGGGTTTCTTTTCTTCCTGGGGAACGGCGGGTTTTACTGCCGGGGCTTCTTTTTTAGGAGGGGAAGGTTTTTCTTCAGCCTTTTTTAATAACTCCGTTTTCCCGAAGATGCCGGCCAGCTTGTCGACAAGTTCAGCGTCTAGATTGGACATGTGGGTCTTTACCTGGATCCCCATGCCCGCAAGCTTGACAATGATCTCCTTATTGGTAACGTTTATCTTTTTAGACAGCTCGTATATTCTCATTCCGGGCATTTATTTTTCCTGAAAAATATAAGTGTTAAATCGTTGCAAGCCCTTAAACTTCAGAAAATTTTTGATGTAGTTTAAGGGTTGTAAGTTTGTCTGGGTTAATGTTATCATAACTTCTCTTTTTAAAGCAATTATACCGTCCGCTTAATAACATAAGGAGGTAAGAAAACAATGGCAGAATGTTCAATTTGCGGTAAGAAAAAGGTGACCGGCAACAATGTCAGTCATGCCAATAACAGGACCAAACGCGTATTCATGCCCAATCTGCAGAAGGTGAAGATGCAGACTGCTCATGGAGTAAGAAGGTCTTCTGTCTGCACCAGATGCCTGCGCTCAGGAAAAGTTAAAAAGGCAGTCTAAATTTAGACGCTGAGAAGATAAGAAGCTTGGGAGATGAGAAGAGCAAGAGGACACACCTGATCTCATCTTCTCAACTTCATATCTTCTTTCCATAATTTTCTTAATTACACATGCAGTCCCTTCAGAATATCCTCAATACATTCATCAAAGATTACGGCATTGAAGGCGGTGTGGCCCTCAATGCCATCAGAAATCAGTGGGACAAGCTCGTCGGACAGGCCGTTGCAGCTCACACCTTCCCGGACACCATTAAAAACAAAGTTATTACTTTAATAGTAGACACCCCCCAGTGGCTGCATCATCTCGGTTTTTTCAAAGAAGAGATCATCACAAAACTCAAGCCTTATAAAATAGACGAGATACGTTTCAGGATCGGCAGGCTCCCGGAAAAGACAAATGAAAAACAGGTGACACAAGACAACGAATTGTCCGAAGATGATTCGAGGTTCCTCGAAAATACGCTGAAGGACCTGAAGGATGAGGAGCTTAAGGAAAAATTCAGGACCCTGATCGTGCACGGGTTAAAGAGGGGAAAGAAGTAACACTATTTTCGTTGAAAAAAAGTGCCCCCTGCAAGGATCGAACTTGCGGCCCCAGGTTTAGGAAACCTGTGCTCTATCCTACTGAGCTAAGGGGGCTCTCTTTGGGTTAAAGACTAATGAGTTAAGAGTTTGAAAAAAAAATATAACCAGCCGCCGATTAGTTTAGCATATCATCACAGTAAAATTGTAGTAAATCATGTTCTATTGTATCTTCTCTTGACCGACACAGTATTTTATTTCCTGAAGCAGTCAGCAATATTTGATTTTTACAGGCTGATATGATATAAAAATATACTCTTTGCTCTTACTTTGTATAAAGAAAGGGCTGCTCTCCCCGCTTAAAGAGTAAATACATCATGCGGGAAGAATTAATCCATAAGGAGGTGTAAATGAATTATTACGAAAAAGTCATGATTCTTGACCCGAATCTTGACGACAATGCCGCAGAAGAGACCGTTGGAAAGATCAGGGACCTAATCACCAAACAGGGCGGAGAGATCCTAAAGAAAGAAAATTGGGGCCGCCGCAAGTTAGCTTACGAGCTGAACAAGCATCAAAAGGGAAACTATATTTTCCTGTTTTTTAAATCCACCCCCGCAACCATATTTGAAATCGAAAAACTCTGCAAAGTGCTTGACCCGATCATAAAGTTCATGGTTGTTAAGCTGACGAAAAAGAAACAGATAGAAGCAGTGCTGCAATCTCTGGCGCAGGCAGCAGCAAAGGTCGCCGCTCACGATACGAAGCCTGCTGTGTCAGGCGAGAAAGTTACGGAGGAGAAAAAGGATGTTCAATAAAGTTATCCTGATAGGCAATCTTACGAGAGACCCCGAGATGAGATATACCCCGCAGGGTACGTCCGTCTGTAATTTCGGGCTTGCAGTTAATCGCAGATACAAACAGGGTGATGAAGCGAAAGAAGAGGTCACTTTCATAAGTATAGTGGTCTTCGGCAAGCAGGCCGACACATGCGGGCAATATTTAAATAAGGGCAGCTCTGTGCTTGTTGAGGGCAGGCTGCAGGAGAGACGCTGGGAGACGGAAGACGGGCAGAAAAGGAGCAGGCACGAGGTCGTAGCGCAGTCTGTCCGGTTCCTCGGCAAAAAACAGGGCCCTGCCGGGTTTGACGCCCCAGGCGGGGAGGAGACCGCCCCTCCGGACGAAACCACTGAACTGGAACCTTTTTAACCGGATCAAAATTTAAAAAATAAGGAGTTATAAATTGCAATTTAAAAAATTTCAGAGAAGAAAATACTGCAGGTTCTGCGCGGACCATAGTGTATTTATCGACTATAAAGACATCAAGACCCTCAGGAACTACCTGACCGAGAGGGGAAAGATGATTGCCGGCAGAATGACCGGCAATTGCGCGAAACATCAGAGGGAGCTTACAATCGCCATCAAGAGGGCGCGTAATATAGCCCTCCTTCCGTTTGTAGAGAGATAATGAGAGTACCTAAAGGGTGGGTGCCTGTTGTATCAAGGGAGATCCTGGAAGAGCTCCTGAAGAAAAGTTTGATTGAACTGACGGTATCCAAAGAAAAGGCCGCCGAGTTATTAAATGAGCTGATGCTTGAAGAGCTGACGGTAGAAGACAGGCTCAACGAAGAAGTAAGGCAGATGTTGAAAAAATTCGATTCGGAAATAGAAAAGGGCCGGCTGGACTACCGTAAACTTTTTGATATGACAAAACAGAAACTGGTCAAGGAGCGGAATATTATTTTATGAGGCTCTCCGACGACAAGATCAGCCATCTTTCACACATTGTCCTGAAAGGGCTTGCCGATAAAAAGGCAATTGCTCCCCCCGCGGACGAGGGGGCCATCAGGCGGGAGATAAAAAGGATTTTAGTTAAAGAATCAAAACTCGCCGAAGAGATGGACGAATCCATCAGGAAGAAGCTACAATCCTACTCAAAGAAGATACCTGAGGGGACTTCCGAATGGGACGTCCTCTACCAGAAATTCTTCCAGGAAGAATCAGCCAAAAAAGGCAGGGGATAAACGTCGCACGGTCAATCCGCATTGATTGACAATTAAGCTTTTTTAGGGTATTTTTTAATTCGCTTGTTTTGTGAAGGGCCTATAGCTCAGCTGGCTAGAGCGCACCCCTGATAAGGGTGAGGTCATTGGTTCGACTCCAATTAGGCCCACCATGCTGATTTTGCGGCAGGCAAAATCAGGGTTGAAAGTTAAGAGTTAAAAATTATAAGATATAACACGGTGAGAGGGTTCAGGATTTATCACCGTTCATTTTTTGCCTCAAAATTTGTGAAATAATTTTTGGTTCGGGGGTGTAGCTCAGCTGGGAGAGCACCTGCTTTGCAAGCAGGGGGTCATCGGTTCGATCCCGTTCACCTCCACCAAATTTTTTTCTCAAAAATAGAGCAAGTAGCGAAAGAGTGCAAAAAAGTTAGCGGTTTCTGTAAAAATATTTCCTGCTGGAATTTATTTTCGGTCTGCCTGACAGTGAGAGATTGATTGTCAGTTGATATTAGGGTTTAATTCCTGCTGAATCTCCTGAAACCGGAGCAGGGGATTATCTTAAGCTTTCCGTTTTTCACAACTTCATCGAGCAGAAAATTCATGCCGACATTGTCGCTCGAAATATGTCCGGCGATCACGACATTAATATGGCGTTTCTCAGCTTCTTTCCTGTGTTCGTCGCTGAGATGCATTCCGACGATAGTGTTTACGCTTGAATTGGCAAGGCTTTCAAATATATCTTTTGAGCCTTCGGTCCCGCCTGTCATGTCGACAAATATTTTCCCCGCGCTCCTTTCGCCGGAGCCAAGGAGTATCTTCGGCCCTGAGTTGTTCTTTGCGGCCTCGCGGTATTCGGGAATCTCTTTCAGGATCTTAATGATATCGCCAAGCGTGTCAGGGGATTTTTTATCAAAGGTTTTCTGAAGAAAGTCCACAACCATATTGTCTGCGGGAGTATGCATGCACATAAACGGTATATCAAGCAGGGCAGCCACATCCACAGCGCGGGTATGGTTGGCTGGGGAAAGCCGTCTCTCGATTTCTTTTATCCTGCCCTCAAGAAGTCCCTCCGCAATATTAATAGGTACTCCGAACTTATTGAGTATGTCAGCCTGCATGTACATGACCTCGTAAAAATTGGCGAATGCCTTCCCGGAAGGATGGTGGGTGATGACAAGGTCGATCTTTGTCCCTTTTGACGAAAGCCTGTCTGCAAGGAGGATTTCCGCTGCATCCATGTCGATGCCCACAAGCGCGGTCTTTATTTCTTCTTTGCCTGTGCCGTGCAGTATCCTTGAGTCGGCGTACGGGTTGGTAAGGGCTTCTGTATCAAAGAACTCCTTGTCCTCAGCCTTCATGTCCTTGTAGGCTTTTTTCTTTTTGTCGAGGGACTTCAGGACTGTCTTTTTACCGCGCGGATCAGCCTCAATTCCCGCCGCAACAATGGTTTCGTAAATCTTTCTTAATTTCATCTGACCTCACAATATTAATGAATAGCAAAAGCAGGAAGGCTGGCGAGTAATTTCTATGCGACACCTTTTAAAAAAAGCTGAGAGCACACGGCAAAGTACTTAGTGCTAAGCAACAACAGGCATTGCCACTGAAGCAAAATGTAATATCTTGTCGATTATAGAAATTATTCGCCAGCCTTCCTGCTCTTGCGTTAAACTCCCAGTAACTCTTTCACAAGATTATTGACAAGCTTGCCGTCCGCCTGCCCCTTTGTTTTTGCCATCACGGCCTTCATTACCTTACCCATATCCTTTGCCCCGGCTGCCCCTGTCTCGGCAATAGCGTCTTTCACTATTGCTTTTATTTCGTCTTCGCCAAGCTGTTTCGGGAGGTAGCCCTGTATTATGACGAGTTCCGATTTCTCTTTCTCCGCGATATCGGTCCTGCCGGCTTTTGAAAACTGCTCAATGGATTCATTCGCCCTTTTAACAAATGTGCGAAGAATGCCGGAGATCTCATCGTCATCAAGGGGGCCGCCTTTTTCAATCTCCCTGTTCTTTATCGCGGCCTTGATCATCCTCAGGATTGAGACTTTATCTTTGTCCCCTGACTTGAGGGCGTTTTTAAAATCACTTGCTATCTTTTCGGATAAGGGCATTTCTACCTCGAAGGAGATTTGAATCTCTTGAGGGCTTTTTTCCTTGCGGCTATAGCCTTCTTTTTCTTCTTTACGCTTGGTTTATCGTAATGCTCTCTTTTCTTTATCTCGGAGAGGATGCCTTCCCTTTCGCACTGTTTTTTAAACTTGCGAAGGGCATTTTCAAAAGAGTCATTGTCGCCAATTTTCACATAAGGCATATCAGTTCACCTCCCTCTCGATAAGATTACGAATAATATACATTTTATCAACGGGTTAAAGCAAGAGCCAAGCCATTTTTTCCTTGAAGGTTTAAAACGGGCAAACATGAAGAAGTTATTTTACTGTCCGGTTTTTTTCATCAAGCTTAATAATTCCGTGACAGTGGGCCCTTTTTGCTCTTAGTATACATCTTAGCATGGGTCATTCGATTATCTTGGGCACTCTGTAAAAACTCTCGTCTTTATCGGGGGCATTCTGCAGGGCGCTTTCCCGCGGGAGAGAGGCGGTCAAGCTGTCTTCCCTGAGGACATTTTTCACTGAAAGCACGTGGGCCGTAGGCTCAACGCTCGTTGTGTCAAGCTCGTTCAGCTTATTTATGTAGTCAATGATGCTGCCGACCTGTCTGGAGAAAAGTTCTTCTTCATGCGTTGTAAGTTTCAGCCTTGCAAGCATGGCTATATGTTCAATCTTCATTATATCTTTTCAAGGTTGGCGAATTTAAGGGAAAGCCTTTTCATGCCAACGGACGGAAAGTTTACTGTAACTTTTAGATCATCGGTCTCGCCGTAACTGTCTCTTACGACCCCTATTCCCCACTTGGGATGTTTCACCCTCGAACCCGTTACAAACGGAGATACGTTCAACAGTTTGGACGGCACCTTAACAACATTAGAAGTGAATGCGTCTGCTCTCGGCCTTTTCTGTATCAAGCAGTAGCACGCTTCAGGTATGTCGGGAAGGAACCTCGACGGCTGCTGCTCCTGCACGGAAGTATATAAACGTCTTTTCTTGGCGGCTGTTAAAAAGAGGCGGTCCTGCGCTCTTGTGATACCTACGTAAAAGAGTCTCCGTTCTTCGGCAAGCTCATCTTTGTCGTTAATGGCATGAAAATGCGGGACAAGCCCGTCTTCAAACCCGGCAATAAATACCACGGGGAATTCAAGCCCCTTTGCGCAGTGAAGGGTCATAAGAGAGACAGTGCTGTCATCGCTTAGTTCGTCAGTGCTGCTGTAAAGCGAGGCGGTATCAATAAAGCCCCTTATGTCCTTGCCTTCGGCAAAGTTCACAAGCTCCATCACATTCCCTGCTCTCTCTTCACCGACCCACTCGATGTAGCCTGTTTTTTCAAAAATAAGTTTCAAAAGTTCGGGCAGGGCAATATCTCCATGGGCGATCAATTCATCCATGATGCTGACAAAGCCGCTCAGTTTGTCCTTTAAGGCATTTGTATATGCGCTGCTTTTTACAATGTGTTTCATTGTCCTGTAAAGGCTCTCTTCTCTCTTGCGCGCTTCGTTCTCCACCCTCACAACGGTCGCGTCTCCGATCTGGCGCGTCGGGCAGTTAACGATCCTCTTAAGACTGACGGAATCATCCGGATTGGCGATGACCCTCAGGTAGGAAATAATGTCTTTCACCTCTTTGCGGTGAAAGAAGCTTATTCCCCCGTAGATGCGGTACTGCAGGTTATTTTCCCTCAACGCCTCTTCAAGGACCCTTGACTGCTGGTTCACCCTGTAGAGAATAGCGATGTCTTGATAGGAATATTTGCCCATCAGGTACAATTCTTTAATGGTCTGGGCTATGTATCTTGCTTCCTCCACCTCATTGCTTGCGGTGCAGTAATATATCTTCTCGCCTTCGCCCCGATCTGTCCAGAGCTTCTTGGGCATCCTCGCGGGGTTTTGCGCGATGATACTTCCGGCTATGTTGAGTATATTTTGGGTGGACCTGTAATTCTGTTCAAGCCGTATGACCTTTGATTTTGCATAGTCCTTTTTAAAGTTATGGATATTCTTTACCTCTGCGCCCCTGAATTTGTAAATGCTCTGGTCGTCGTCTCCTACCACGCAGATGTTTTTATGTTTTGAGGCGAAGAGCCTCGCGAGCCTGTACTGTGATGTGTTGGTGTCCTGAAATTCATCGATCATCAGATGCGAAA carries:
- a CDS encoding DUF507 family protein gives rise to the protein MRLSDDKISHLSHIVLKGLADKKAIAPPADEGAIRREIKRILVKESKLAEEMDESIRKKLQSYSKKIPEGTSEWDVLYQKFFQEESAKKGRG
- a CDS encoding single-stranded DNA-binding protein, whose protein sequence is MFNKVILIGNLTRDPEMRYTPQGTSVCNFGLAVNRRYKQGDEAKEEVTFISIVVFGKQADTCGQYLNKGSSVLVEGRLQERRWETEDGQKRSRHEVVAQSVRFLGKKQGPAGFDAPGGEETAPPDETTELEPF
- a CDS encoding DUF3553 domain-containing protein — its product is MTRQVLLNDLNPQQKEAVLHTDGPLLVLAGAGSGKTKVITHRFAYLTTAQKVHPQSILSMTFTNKAADEMRERIESLTGKSSKGLWVGTFHSLSAKILRKEIEQLGYRRDFCIYDDDDSGNLVRSILKEFKIHEALYKGILSKISSLKASLVGPEELLANEDSYGFDEKFARVYVRYQDELKKNNALDFDDLIMLCVKLCEKHPAVLKKYQNEFSHLMIDEFQDTNTSQYRLARLFASKHKNICVVGDDDQSIYKFRGAEVKNIHNFKKDYAKSKVIRLEQNYRSTQNILNIAGSIIAQNPARMPKKLWTDRGEGEKIYYCTASNEVEEARYIAQTIKELYLMGKYSYQDIAILYRVNQQSRVLEEALRENNLQYRIYGGISFFHRKEVKDIISYLRVIANPDDSVSLKRIVNCPTRQIGDATVVRVENEARKREESLYRTMKHIVKSSAYTNALKDKLSGFVSIMDELIAHGDIALPELLKLIFEKTGYIEWVGEERAGNVMELVNFAEGKDIRGFIDTASLYSSTDELSDDSTVSLMTLHCAKGLEFPVVFIAGFEDGLVPHFHAINDKDELAEERRLFYVGITRAQDRLFLTAAKKRRLYTSVQEQQPSRFLPDIPEACYCLIQKRPRADAFTSNVVKVPSKLLNVSPFVTGSRVKHPKWGIGVVRDSYGETDDLKVTVNFPSVGMKRLSLKFANLEKI
- the gatC gene encoding Asp-tRNA(Asn)/Glu-tRNA(Gln) amidotransferase subunit GatC, with translation MKIEHIAMLARLKLTTHEEELFSRQVGSIIDYINKLNELDTTSVEPTAHVLSVKNVLREDSLTASLPRESALQNAPDKDESFYRVPKIIE
- a CDS encoding NGG1p interacting factor NIF3, which gives rise to MKLRKIYETIVAAGIEADPRGKKTVLKSLDKKKKAYKDMKAEDKEFFDTEALTNPYADSRILHGTGKEEIKTALVGIDMDAAEILLADRLSSKGTKIDLVITHHPSGKAFANFYEVMYMQADILNKFGVPINIAEGLLEGRIKEIERRLSPANHTRAVDVAALLDIPFMCMHTPADNMVVDFLQKTFDKKSPDTLGDIIKILKEIPEYREAAKNNSGPKILLGSGERSAGKIFVDMTGGTEGSKDIFESLANSSVNTIVGMHLSDEHRKEAEKRHINVVIAGHISSDNVGMNFLLDEVVKNGKLKIIPCSGFRRFSRN
- a CDS encoding DUF721 domain-containing protein — encoded protein: MQSLQNILNTFIKDYGIEGGVALNAIRNQWDKLVGQAVAAHTFPDTIKNKVITLIVDTPQWLHHLGFFKEEIITKLKPYKIDEIRFRIGRLPEKTNEKQVTQDNELSEDDSRFLENTLKDLKDEELKEKFRTLIVHGLKRGKK
- a CDS encoding GatB/YqeY domain-containing protein, with protein sequence MPLSEKIASDFKNALKSGDKDKVSILRMIKAAIKNREIEKGGPLDDDEISGILRTFVKRANESIEQFSKAGRTDIAEKEKSELVIIQGYLPKQLGEDEIKAIVKDAIAETGAAGAKDMGKVMKAVMAKTKGQADGKLVNNLVKELLGV
- a CDS encoding DUF507 family protein, encoding MRVPKGWVPVVSREILEELLKKSLIELTVSKEKAAELLNELMLEELTVEDRLNEEVRQMLKKFDSEIEKGRLDYRKLFDMTKQKLVKERNIIL
- a CDS encoding 30S ribosomal protein S21 is translated as MPYVKIGDNDSFENALRKFKKQCEREGILSEIKKREHYDKPSVKKKKKAIAARKKALKRFKSPSR
- the rpsF gene encoding 30S ribosomal protein S6, translating into MNYYEKVMILDPNLDDNAAEETVGKIRDLITKQGGEILKKENWGRRKLAYELNKHQKGNYIFLFFKSTPATIFEIEKLCKVLDPIIKFMVVKLTKKKQIEAVLQSLAQAAAKVAAHDTKPAVSGEKVTEEKKDVQ
- a CDS encoding 30S ribosomal protein S18, translating into MRSYKLQFKKFQRRKYCRFCADHSVFIDYKDIKTLRNYLTERGKMIAGRMTGNCAKHQRELTIAIKRARNIALLPFVER
- a CDS encoding 50S ribosomal protein L28; the protein is MAECSICGKKKVTGNNVSHANNRTKRVFMPNLQKVKMQTAHGVRRSSVCTRCLRSGKVKKAV